Part of the Chaetodon trifascialis isolate fChaTrf1 chromosome 1, fChaTrf1.hap1, whole genome shotgun sequence genome, AACATTATTCTCCAGTGACTCCCTTTTTCCTTCCAGTCATGACATTTGGAACCCAGTGAAGAAGTTGaccttgtttgttttgctgctgttcctcctccttcctgcccTCAGTGACCTTGTTGTATGTGTTTCAACATGGCTGAcaagactctgtgtgtgtgtgtgtgtgtgtgtgtgtgtgtgtgtgtgtgtgtgtgtgtgtgtgtgtgtgtgtgtgtgtgtgtgtgcgtgtgcgtgcacgtgcgcgtgcgcgtgcctCTTTCACATAGTCAGCCAGAACTTTCTGAGGAtacaccttttttctttttctttcttttttttgaaaaacaatagGGTAACTTCCTGTAATACAGGAAATTGACTCCTCCcaccttccctccctctttgtGACCCAGCTGTGTGGCTCTTTTTGAGAGCCAGGGCCACTTTCAAAGAACTCACAAATAAATTTGACTTGCAGCAGGCAAGAAGACTGGCCTGTTTGTTGTCACTGGCTGACTGAATGCATGGTGGGAAATTAATGCATGATACTAATGAAAGACGTTTGTCTCCCTGCTATGTTTCTGACTGGTTTACATACGGCCCTGAGTAAAACGGGTCTGTTTTGTTTCAAGACTATGTCAGAGTTGTATTAGCCTGGGAGAAGTTGATTCCCCCAGTTGCTTCAGTTACTGTTTGTCTAACCGCTTTAACAAGCAGTATGCCTTAAACTTTTGTGGGTTGCTTCACGATAAGGAAATAAATGGCTatgaaaaaaaggttttctgtcCGGAGATGCTCAtgcaggtgtgtttctgtgtcccAATAGGTGGTTGTTGATACAGCTCAGATTGAAAACAAGGAGGCCTATGCTCCCCAGATCACTCATGAGGGTTCCAGGGTGGTGGTCCAGGTTCCCTCTACATGGTAAGCACATCAAGATACTTTGTTTTTAAACAAGCAGACAACCAACTTGTTTATAAGAGCTTTTTTCCAGCCAGTGGTAGTTGCAGTTAGAAATAATCAGAAAGTCAGATGTTACTGCTCCGTATGTTTAAttccaaatgaaaaatatgaaacatatgGGCAGAATACCTTGTGGTTTTGTgcatagaacagaatataattGTATCTGCATGAATAGACAAATTACATGTATACATGCAATGTGCGAAAAAACTTCCACAAAGGAGTATATGAAACTCTTGCAATCACAACACAAAGAAGAGGACAGAAATAGAGAATCTGTTTATTAAAATAATACACTACTCTAATGCTGTGTAATACTACAATTTAGTAGACATGTGTATGCAAGGCTGCTCAGCACCTTTGTAATATAATGGTAACACATTTGCCTTGACCACACTTAGGCCACCTACGCAAATATATCAGCAATTGCTGGTTGCTGGGCTGATGGTGGCCAGTTGGAAAATTTTAACATATCGCCCAAGTGTAGTTTGTTTGATGTCCAACTCCTGACATGCAGAGGCGCAGTGGGATGTGCTGAATCCATTAAACCAGTATATGAGCTGAAAAAAATATCCTGTTGTTTTtggctctttgttttttgtttctgaatatCAAATATCACATATTCATCTCTTCAGCAAATACACCTGGGCCTTTGTGTGCTAGACATTCTGTTGGATTTGTGCTTCATGTCCTGTCCTGTCATGTCGTGCATGTACATGTTCAGGTGTCTGAAGGAGGACCCGGCCACTATGTCCCTGCTCCAGCGGAGCTTGGACCCGGAGAAGACGCTTGGTCTAGTAGACGTGCTCTACACAGCAGTGTTTGACATTGACAGgtggaaggagagaaagtgagtgaattttaaataataataaataagctTAATAAACATATCTTATTTGAACTACAGCCTTTGTCAAGTGAATTTAGATTACTTTGTTGTTACTTTTAATACAATAATTTaatatctttctttctcttcccttcaAAAGAGAGCAAGCCTTACCCACTATTCAGATACAGCTTCAGCGGGAGAGCCCAGACTATGGCGGTCAAGCAGACCTGCCTCCAGGCACCACCTCTAAGACCTCCAGCGGATTGCCCAAAACAATATCCAAGCTGACTTCCAAGTTCACCAAGAAAGTCTCATCCAGCTCTAACAGTGGGGGCAGTTACTCCATCCCTAGCACCCCATCTCGCAGCATGCTCACGAGCAGTAGCTCTGAGGATAAGGCCAAGATCCTGGGCCACGGTGATGGGAGGCTGCAGAGCATCCTGCAGATGAGCAGCCTGTCCTGCGCCCCTGACTCTCCCCAGCAAAGCCAGCTGGCCAATGGCTCCGTGTGCGAGGACCAGGGGATGAACCTGCCGACGGACCAAGAGATGCAGGATGTCATCGACTTTCTCTCAGGATTCAACATGGGAAAATCCCAGCAGGCTTCGCCCCTGGTCAAGAGGAGGAACTCTGTGGCGTCTGCAAACCCTGCTGAGCTGAAGCCCCCGAGTGGACCCCCACCAACTTCCCAATCTATCTCTCACAATTCCCTGCAGCCCCCAGCTCAAACCCTGCCCCAGGCTCAGCCCCAGCCGGTGCAGAAGCAGCAGCCTcaaccacaaccacagccaCCTCCTCCACAACAACACCcgccccagcagcagcagcagcagcagcagcagcagcagcagcagcagcagcagcagcagcagcagcagccacccCCTCCTCCAACTCAACAACCCTCCCCACAGGCCCTGCAGTACTACCAGCACCTCCTGCAGCCTAtcagtcagcagcagccacctcctcctcagcttcctcccCAGCAGACCCCACCCCAGGTTCTGCCACAGCAAAGAGTGGCAAGCAAGTGGCTTGGCACCTCTGGGCAACAGCCTCCACCGCAAGGCCCCCCAACAGGGCTGTCTCCCCTGGGTCCAATCGGGCAGTGGGGCTCTCCTGGACTGCCTGATCTGAGCTCGGATCTGTACAGTCTGGGCCTGGTCAGCACCTACATGGACAGTGTCATGTCAGAGATGCTGGGTCAGAAGCCGCAGGGGCCCCGCAACAATACTTGGCCCAACAGGGACCAGAGTGAAGGAGTGTTTGGAGTCCTGGGAGACACGCTGCCCTTTGACCCAGCAGGTGAGATCCACCTTGCTTTTATGTCCACAAGGTGTGCTTATGTAGACCATACACATCACACTTAGACACACTTATTCAACTGGTTCCTTAAAGGAGAAGTTCACcccgaaacacacacacacacacacacacacacacacacacacaaacaaacaaatatatatatatatatatatatatatatatatatatacaaaccACCAAAGCAGATCGttaatgtttatgttttctTGTCTTTGGTCAGATTGAGTTTGGGATTCAAATTATGCTAAATTAGGTATTTTCATCAGCAGACAAAATTgcgttttgtttattttctctggCACTCCTCATCATGTTCTGTATTGGACCTTGTAGTGCTTTCAGGAAAGACATAAATGTTTCAAGCACCATTTTTATACATCGTGGCATGTCATCTCTTCTATCATGAAGAGATGTCCAAATGGGAGAGTTGGTTTCAACTTCCCATCCTCCTCAGTCTGCTGACTGttatgtcagcagtgtgtgtgtgtgtgtgtgtgtgtgtgtgtgtgtgtgtgtgtgtgtgtgtgtgtgtgtgtgtgtgtgtgtgtgtgtgtgtgtgtgtgtgtgtgtgtgtgtgtgtgtgtgtgtgtgtgtgtgtgtgtcggggtggggggtggggagtCCTGGAGCTGCGCTGACACCATCGcttcattattttaaaaaaaccTTCAGAGAAGCAGCTCAGCAACTTACATTGTACGTACTAGTTACTTATTCATTATACCAGGAGACTAATGTTGAAAACAGGGTTAGGCTGTCTTGACTTACCCTGAATGTCCATATAATCCAATCCAAACCATTAAGATGCTCCAGCTGACATATAAAAAGTTTCTCATCTAAATGAAAATCTCTGTTGCCCCATTAAAGAGAACTTGTTTGCATCCATCAGTTTATAACAACATAAAGGGACTACTACCCAAAGATCATTATCATGCACAAAAGGCAACATCATTACAGTAAAATTAAGCAGTGCAATGGCAGTGGGGATAAATAATGTCCCTACTTATTTTAGTCCTCAGCTAAAGCACTCTGAAGTGGTGTCAAGAGAACAGAATGCAAGCAAATAATAATGCCAGGCTTCAGACAAAATAAGTTTATTAGGCTTTGTTCATTGTACGGTGGACGTCTTATCATTATTGTCCAGTGCAGGTGTTTGCTGCCAGTCAGTGTACAATAAAGTTATCTGTCTTATACACTATCTTGTAACCATTCAAGCAGATTTCAGACCGCTTTGGAGCCTTATCTGAGTAACATAATCAATGTAGGTCAGATAGtatgagcagctgttttctccCCGCATGTAGCTGCAACTGTAAATTTGCTATTTATGCTGAATTTAACCTGTGTCAGTTGctattttttacagtgcagcagACTCTTTTGATTGCAGCCGAGGCCTATTGTGCAGAGTTGACTTACAACCATTGTGATTTTTCTGCTATGGTAGACAGTCTGGCTAAATGGATTGAGCTCCAGGGAGCGAAAGAGAAAAGCTGAGGGTGTCAGAAACTCATAGTTGTGTTTATCCTCCCTTTCCATCCGCAGTTGGCTCTGACCCGGAGTTTGCACGTTACGTTGCCGGCGTCAGCCAGGCCATGCAGCAGAAACGGCAGGTGCAGCACATCCGTCGCCCCAGCAACCCACGCAGCAACTGGCCAATGCCTGATGAGCAGCACAGGACTTGGTCCCACCCAGAGTACTACAGTGAGGGGTAGGTATCTGCATGACTGGTCCATGGCTGAGCAGGAAAGAGGAATAACAGCACATTACTGATACATAGGTTTTCATGTTGCCATATGATGATACCCACAGTGAGCTATAAACCTGTTACTGTTGATCAGAGTCTTTTCCTGGTGTCACCTTTGAAATGTGGACTGAACTGTTATTTAAGGCTTAGCACACAACAGTGTCGAACAGTGTTTTGATTCACTAATTAATGTGGAAGACATCATCCATATGTGAGACATTTATCGTGTTCATCACGACTGTTGTCATTTCATTCAGCCCACAAGTGTGAGACAGCACCATCCTGCTCAGAGACTAATCTGAGGAGGGAGGCAGGCGTAAACAAGCAGCCATAATACCACAGTGGCATCTCAGAAACGCTGTGCAGTAATGTTGTAGTTTATGAAAAGGGTTTCACTTTTTAAGCACTTTTATACAGCCCTTGCCATGAAATAGGACTAAGGGATCCTGCAGAGCCTGATGTAAGTTGATATTTAGTCATCAATTCTACTGAATCAACAATTACCTTTAGCCAAAGTCTAAAAACTCACAGGAAAAAGTTTTCCCACTTTTAATAAGTGCCCATGAGTCTTTTAACCTTACAAATCAACGCCTAACGCCTCCTCTGGTTGTGTCCTCAGGGAGGCCATGAACAGCAGCTGGTCAGCCAATCAGGGCGACTCGGCCAGCTCCAGCGACGAGACGTCTTCAGCCAATGGCGACAGTCTGTTCTCCATGTTTTCTGGACCGGACCTTGTAGCTGCAGTTAAACAGAGGAGGTAAGAGCAGACACGTGGATTTGTCATTTTCCATCTGAAAATGTGATTCACTGAACTTCACACTCCAACACAAACTAAATAGTGATCATTCTCTCATTCCTTTGTACCACACACTTACATAGAAGAGGATGTGCAGGCTTGACTGTGTGAGGAAAATCAAGGTTCACTGTAAATGTCTctgttcacagaaaacacagctgtggtGAGCCGGAGGTGTGCACCCTGCCCTCTCCACCACTGCATCACATCGCCGATGATACCCAGGTAAAGTTGAAGCCTCGTGGTATTTAGACCACTTTTGCACGGAGCTTAGACACTTTTGTGActtatttaacatttagaacattgtgcagcttttttctgtCAAGGAAACGTTAGAATTAGTGCTGacaggtgattaaaaaaattaatctaattatgatttgatgatttgatgatttgatttgtaattaattaatctaatcaagcgcattttaatctcatatctgctaaaggtccccaaataaagaatttgaattctaggacattacaattcactgacattcacattacagctggtgaattcttttcatcactgtagttctcgacggcagctggaaattagagtcagatgacgctatctgaaacgcctcgtcttccacgattgaaatcggcctgcaatcagcagcaacccactttgcgattgagtttgtcagtttttctgtcgtggctttgctcattcgttttcctaactcagcaagtgtgggttggcggagtgagctcacggtagcactagcagcaactacatgtttagcgtttaaatgataattcaggctggagctgctacggtgataggaaaattcttttttacacaaggtacaaatcactgcgttcttgttaatagtcccgtctttgttctttttaggCATGGAGGCATGAGGCGTGAGGCATGGAGATTTGAGTTTTTAACCCATTTTTAAGGGATTGTTAAGACCTTGTCATAACTCTGATTGCTTATAGACCTTTTCCACTTTGCTGATTGATGTCCGCTGATTTCCACAGGACAGCAAAACTAAAACCTGGCCTCCCAAAGCGCCATGGCAGCACTCTACCCACACCCACACCAACACCATGCCCAATCCCAGCTCTTCCTTGTACCAGATGAacatccctccttcctcccaaTGGAGTGACTCCATGCAGATGCTGCAGTCTCCCGTGTGGTCCACCGCCAGCGACTGCTCCCCTTCCACCGGCATCTCCTCTGGCTTTCCCTTCAcccagcagccgcagcagcagcagcagcagcagcagccgcagcagcagcagcaacaacaacagcagcagcagcagcaacaacaacaacagcagcaacagcagcagcaacagcaacacaaacccATGACCAAGGGCTTTAAATCCTTCCCCCTGAAACACGAGCATAGGCCCTCCTACCTTCACCAGTACTGAGGGCAGTCAAATGTCCAACAAGTCCACGGTGAAGTGATGCCGAGGGCCTGCGGCTCCGTTAGCCAAGCCACCGAGTGGGCTGAGCTGCAGCCGTTACAGTCCAAACCCACTGAATTGGAAGATTTCAAAGCATCAGAGGCAAATTTAAGTGCACACACTGGCTCAACATTTTTGTATCTATATTTTTCCATGTTGAACATCCCCATTTGAAAAAGAGGCGTATTTTGAAGTTTTTTGAACTGCCATGTTTTAACTAGGGAAAGGTGCATGTGTCGCTGGCAGCGGTTAGTCTCGTGGTCGTTCCTCTCGTCTGTCGAGCTGACGTCTCCTCAGACAAGAGCTGGAGACGTGCATGGCCGTCACCCACTTGCTTCTGCagctgaacatgtgtgtgtaaaggagGCGATTACAAGGGGGCAGGGGCTTGAAATGCTCTCATTTTGCCCACGATAAATATACTGTGTCTACATAGCTGTAACTGCCAAATCTCATGCAAGATGACTCAGAATACAGCTACCATCTACTGTTTCATAGCTTGTAAAATACTGAAGttgaaatataaatatttagttCTTTTTATTAAGAGGCTTTGAGCAGGCTCAGCATAAATATAGTAAGTCACTGCAGAGGTGTAATTTGAGAGAAATACACTACTTTTTCAACAACTGACCAGAGAAGAATTATAGCAGTAACAATGTGCCATGTTGGTATCGATAGCACTTGCAGAATCTTATTTCCAACCAAAGCGTTGTTCAGTCGATGAACGGTGCTGAAGAGATAAGAGGAGGTCTGAGATTATTGATCAGCGGTGAAGCTGCACACCCTACTGGACGAGAGCTTTAGGGGCCCATCTTCACACCCAGAGGCGCGTTCATGTCCTCCTCTGTAATTGGCGGTTGTTTGCTCCAGATTGACACTAACTCCCATGAACCtaacttttcttctgtttaatAATACAATATTTTTCTTGTACAATTATGACAGTATTAatcttatttttgtattttcgTATGTTATACCATTACTGTATGTTAGTATTCTTGTAGGCATATtacataaaacattattttccaCCTCCCAATAtgtgaaaaagcacatttttttcttacagaGTTGAACTACACCATCTATCTATAAAGGTTACCAAATATGCCATGCTAAACACTAAAACATTGTGTGATGAGGGTGTTTTCGGGCCCTTGTTTCTTTGGTTTCTATGGCAATGGGCTGCATTTAAAAGCCCAGAATGTTATCTTTTTGTGATGTTTGCGATGCCAATGTTGCCTGTATTTATGAAATGACACCATGTTTTCAGAAAACTAACATACTTAACATGTTTACAGAGAATTGTTTGctgtatatacatataaatatatatcttTTTATAGTTAATGTGCTTTGCACAATCAAGATATAGGGTTTGTTGCTTTTTGTCTGTGATCTCTCCCTAActgttgcagccttttttaaagacatcattACAGACCTTGGACTGTAACTGTTAGCTTCTCAGCTGTGTCAAATGGTTTACTAGTGGCTtctacaaaagaaaaaaaaataataaaaacatgttgcCCTGATAGAAGATATGATGGCTTGGCTTATGTTGCTTATTGTTCTCTTGAGCTGGCAACTGAATCTTTCCAAGTGTACCAGCAAtgcaaaaaatgaataaaaatgattaGCAATTGACAGCGCAGTCTGTGCAGTTTAtccactctcctcctcagatgTCACTGTGTTCAAACTGTCCTCAGCTCCTGCTACAAACAGGCATAACAACATCCTGTGCACTGGTACAATGTGTCTGAACTGGACATCAAAACTGACACCAtgaaaaaagatattttttaatGCACAATTCAGATCATACAAAGTATGTAAACTAACAAAACAAGTGAACTGAAACACCAGTGATCCTGAAAAGGTTAACATTACTGAGGACAATAATGACTATTATAAATATTTTCCCGTGATGAAAAGTTGACCCCGCATCCCAGCTCCACCAGCATCATGTCCCTCCATGTCCGTTCACAGTTTGTGTCGAGGCTGAGGTTTCATTAGATGAAGGCTGGAAACAGAAGCAATAACAGAGTATTAAGCAACTCGACAACGCAACACTGCTAATCGCATTATTACTGCAATAGTTACTCGTGAACTGTGTGGTTTGTCATTACATTTGAAGAGGGGGGCATGTTGTCTGGGCTGGCATCAGCTATGGTTGCCAGATAGACGATGTTGCGGTGCAGGATCTGTTGGTATCTGAtggaaatgcacaaaaaacaacagctgaagTCCCCTGTAGACAGGCACAGGAGTTCGTTGTGTTGAATTAGTATCAGAGCACTGCGGGTTGTTTGGACTTACTGTACACACTCCACTGCTCGCCCTTTCTGCATGTACTCAGCCACGCATCTAATTAACTGGTCGTTTTCATCCAATAACtgcaacagagaaaacaagacgATTAGCCAACTCGACGTACTTGCAGTAGCTAGTGTATTGATTTCGGCGGGCTTTAATCGTCTGCGCGCAAAACCAACAGCAGTACACGAATGGTGCTGTTCTCCATACCGGAACCCCTTGAGTGTAAACAAGGTGAATTAATGGAAAACCCAGTGAAGTAACTAGATAGCGGCTAAATGCTAACGCTCCCGCCACGGCTTCCTCTGCGGGAATATGAGCAAACAGCCACTTCGTCTTACCCTCTGTATTGTTTCTTGGTTAATTTTCGCCTTTCCTCGTAGTTTCTTTGGCACAAACACAATCGACATTTTGCTGTAGTTCCCGGTGTCTGGCCACTTCTTTACGATCGCAACAGAATACTTCTCCTACTTCCTTCACCCCGCCCCTTTCGGATCGTCGTCTTCTTCGTTGACTGCCGATTGTCGGCCGTGTCATTCTTGTTGTATTACCGCCACCTTCTGGAGAGCTGCAGTCTAGTAATCCTGAACTATAAAAATGAATACTTCCCCTCTTCTTTTCTGTTGACCTGTCTTGACTCTTAAACCATCTGTTTCTGCGACGGGTGGTGCCTGTTAATTAAGAATAACTATGATCAATCAAATGTCAACACggtgaaaatgtcacttaatGGATGCTTTTTTGTCATACTGtggattattttatttaacctACCACGTCTAATCTTTTCACCTCGTTAttttcccagaggatgaatctgtgtttcaggtgaccCCTCCTGACCTCTCAGCAAGCACCACAAACAGGCTtagttttacatttcatttaaaaatgaaattatccAGCACAATGTGTCCCCAGAACATAACCTTTGGCATTCTGAACATTTCATGAACTGTCCTTTTGTGCCACCCACAGGCCAAACTGACCCAGGACCAGCAGTGACCCCTCTTGCATTGGGATGGGGGAAGAATTTTCCCAATATTCCTCAAAAGAACAGTGACATCTTACAATCTATGTTTTCTGCTATGCCAACTATTCAGTTCTTCTGCCTTCATAACCTTTGTCAGCTGAAATAATGTTAGAAAACATAGATCATTTGAAAACTGTTAAGAAATACTGTTACTGAGAAACAGACATTAATGGCTTATTTTGTATAACAAAGTAGTAGAAGTACTTCATAATCCAACTACACCTGAACCAGCATCCAGAATGTAATACTTTGCTAAATGTTGTGTCTAAAGGGTTTTGTTTCAGTATTTAATCAAAGCGACTTGATGTATTTCAGGATGGTAGTtggcctt contains:
- the garre1 gene encoding granule associated Rac and RHOG effector protein 1; protein product: MYCCSVQESKMDYKRRFLLGGSKQKVQQHQQYQMPELSRTLSASLASSCSASSPMGSGVGIPGTCHPPPSGTTTAVADIQQGISKYLDALNVFCRASAFLTDLFSSVFRNSHYSKAAMQLKDVQEHVMEAASRLTAAIKPEIAKMLMELSAGAANFKDQNDFSLQDVEVLGRCFLTVMQVHFQFLSQALQKVQPVAQSCLAEALAQAQERCANSRSQSSDLGPLTELEEASRSWKGAAQATARLRERGRDGCLAGIQVQQLFCSNNTTIPEHQLKELNMKIDNALQAYKAALESLGHSEYALKTGFHLNPKAVEVALQGCCSEAEAQQAGRMQTTSQPIQCELPTIPVQIGSHFLKGVSFNESAAENLKLKTHTMLQLIKEALGQNGVTPRDDSPVTEVLNQVCPSSWRGACKTAVQLLFAQAGLVVVDTAQIENKEAYAPQITHEGSRVVVQVPSTWCLKEDPATMSLLQRSLDPEKTLGLVDVLYTAVFDIDRWKERKEQALPTIQIQLQRESPDYGGQADLPPGTTSKTSSGLPKTISKLTSKFTKKVSSSSNSGGSYSIPSTPSRSMLTSSSSEDKAKILGHGDGRLQSILQMSSLSCAPDSPQQSQLANGSVCEDQGMNLPTDQEMQDVIDFLSGFNMGKSQQASPLVKRRNSVASANPAELKPPSGPPPTSQSISHNSLQPPAQTLPQAQPQPVQKQQPQPQPQPPPPQQHPPQQQQQQQQQQQQQQQQQQQQQPPPPPTQQPSPQALQYYQHLLQPISQQQPPPPQLPPQQTPPQVLPQQRVASKWLGTSGQQPPPQGPPTGLSPLGPIGQWGSPGLPDLSSDLYSLGLVSTYMDSVMSEMLGQKPQGPRNNTWPNRDQSEGVFGVLGDTLPFDPAVGSDPEFARYVAGVSQAMQQKRQVQHIRRPSNPRSNWPMPDEQHRTWSHPEYYSEGEAMNSSWSANQGDSASSSDETSSANGDSLFSMFSGPDLVAAVKQRRKHSCGEPEVCTLPSPPLHHIADDTQDSKTKTWPPKAPWQHSTHTHTNTMPNPSSSLYQMNIPPSSQWSDSMQMLQSPVWSTASDCSPSTGISSGFPFTQQPQQQQQQQQPQQQQQQQQQQQQQQQQQQQQQQQQQHKPMTKGFKSFPLKHEHRPSYLHQY
- the ss18l2 gene encoding SS18-like protein 2, whose translation is MSIVFVPKKLRGKAKINQETIQRLLDENDQLIRCVAEYMQKGRAVECVQYQQILHRNIVYLATIADASPDNMPPSSNPSSNETSASTQTVNGHGGT